TAGTAGGTAAGAAGTTATTAATTCTAATATTACCTAACTTTCTGTCAAGTCGTTTTCATTGATTCACAAACTAAGAAATTTCAGTATGGAAGGGACGATTGAGGATTTAAAAATCATTTTTATACTCTTAGAATGCTTTATTATAGACTGCATAACGAAATAATTTGAATTCGAAATATTCTCCTTTTTTTCCTTGACATGCTATCTTCTTTTGGCCATAGGTCACATCAAAAATGTTTAATCCCTAAATTTTGGGATCTATCTCAGTTTTATTTCATCAAATCAATAAAAAGTTCAAATGTCACATTTTGGACTATTACAACTTAGATATGGGTAATTGAATTATGGAGTTCAAATTGATGCAGAAAGAAAATTTAAATAATAGCTATACCATTTATATAAATGATATTTGTCATACTGTTTTAGGTGATGATATCTTTGATTGGCGTCAGCGCTTCTTTAAGGAATTTGCTGATTATCTATGCAAAAAAGGCCAAAAGGTAAAAATCATTGAAAAGGAGACATTAGAAGTCAGATTAGATGGATCAGTTACAAGGGATGTAATAATTCGCGACTCAACCGCTGTTATTCAGAATAACATTACGAAACACTTCTATGTACTAGATTGTCATGATTGGATTAGACCAGATAATATTGAACTCATGGTACATGATCCAAGGTGTAAGAAAGTATTAAAATGCCAATATCATAAGAAAAGCCTCAATGAGCCTATCTATGATAAAATCAAACCCTGGACATACTTCGATCGTTTCTGGCCAACAAATGAAGAACTACTTATCGCTTCTAGAAAAATTAAGCGAACCACTGACTCCCTCTACTTCAGAGGATTTTCATGGGGACCCAGAGTTATAATCGTTGAGGAATTAATAAAGAGAGGAATATTAAATCCCGATTATGAACGTATAGAATTTGAAGAATACCTTAAAGAATGTTCACAGCATCGAATCATGCTGTCATTGCCAGGGATGGCTGATATTTGTCATCGAGATATAGAGGGATTCGCTAATGGCACCTGTGTCCTGCGTCCCAAAGTGCAAATAGAATTTCATAACAGACTCATTCCTGATCATCATTATATCAATATCGATATAGATATCAATAAAGCCACCCCAATAGAATTCGCTGACAAGATTGAGCAACGATACAATGAGGTTAAAGATGATCATGAGTATCTTGACTGGGTAGCGAGGAATGCTATGCAATGGTACGATGAAAATGTTAGCCTACAAAATATTTTAGGTTTAACAAAACAGCTTCTCGATCTTTAAGAATTCAAAAAACTATATTCGGATTTCAATATTAATAATATTCATGAAGATAAACGATTACACATCCTACAACTCAACATTTCTATGCAAAAGATGACATTACATTCATTAATCTTTTATATAGAAGAACTGCTGTGAAGCTTTCGAGTTAAGATGGGATTAGTTTCCTCTTTGCCAGTTCTGCTTCTTGTATAAATTTCTGAATTACTTCCTGACAGGTAAGAACATTATTAATTAGGCCTACCCCTTGTCCAGCAGCAAAAAAATCTATCCCGGAATCACTATCTATCATTGAAGCAGCGACAGAACTCTCTTCTTTTATTGATTGGGAAGCAAAAGAAGTCATCAATAAATCGTAATCGATCCTACCCTTGTACTGACTCATAATATCACTTATCTTATCATTAAGAAGTATCCGAAGCGACCCCCTACGCTCAGCAGCAAATCCTCTATTCCCTGATCCAGGTTTAGCTGCCTCACCATGACGGATAGCTATAGTATCCCCATCCTTGCTATCTATTATTGTCTTTTTATAACCCTCGTGAGCGGGACATTCCGCTGTAGCGATAAAACGGGTTCCTACATATACACCCTCAGCGCCAAGAGCAAGAGCAGCCAAAAGCTGACGTCCATTTGCGACTCCCCCACCAGCTATCACTGGAATATTCACTGCCTGCACTACCTGAGGGACCAAGCAGAATGTTGTGTTTTGATCAAAACCGCTATGCCCGCCCCCATCAGTTCCAGAAGCCACAATAGCGTCTACCCCAGCTTCCTGCGCTTTTTGCGCATGCCTTACTGTAGCACAAACATGCACAACCTTTATTCCAGCATCCTTAAGACGCTCAGTATATACGTTTGGATTACCCTGAGATATAATCGCTATCGGTATACGTTCCTCTATGCCCACCTCCACACAACGATCGCTGTAGACCTTATCCAATCCCGCTACACCGACTACAAAATTTACGGCAAAGGGGAGGTCTGTTAGAGATCTCACTCTCTTTATCTGTTCTCTTAATCGTTCACCCGTCTCATTAACATCAATCGTTACAGTCTTAGCGCCGGCATTTGGTCCAAGTGTACCCAACGCTCCGGCATTGGAAATCGCTGCAACCATCTCCGCATTCGTTACCCACGCCATAGCTGCTAACAATATGGGGTGTTCAATTCCCAAAAGTTCGGTTACTTCTGTTTTCATTTATCCCTACCCCCCCTACATCTTTCAAGATTATCTACACTATATACCTATAAATACTATTTAATCTTCAATGATTTTGAAATATATTTTTACTTCTTCAATAGTCAATGAAATAAACCTCTCACATAATAAAATATTTGAATAATCCCTAATATACATTTTCAACTTTTCATTATCCTGTAATTATAGAAAGACTCTATCGCTTAAGATTAACAAAAGATAAATCCAGTAAACTTCTGAGAACAAATAATTCTCAACAAATAGCATAGAAAGTGTCATAATCCTAGCTGCTGGATTTGATTTCCCGCCACTTTATAAAAACTAACATTCTTGATGACATTTTTATATAATAAATATTGACACAACGCATCTCTTACTATAACGTAATTAACAATTATTATGCTTTTTTTTAACTTAATTACATTTTTATTAGACAAAATCCATGTCCCAATCCGCACTACAGTATTGGAGAAAAATATTTTTTTAGAATTAACATCAAAAACTTTACTAAAATCTTACTTTTTTTTATAGAATAATCTCATAATTCCAAAATGAGGGGAAAATATGTCAGAAACCAAAAATAGTAACCTTGATTTAGATTTTGTTTTTGATGATAATGAAGATCCTGACATACAGAGTTTATTTGAAGAAAATCATTTTGATGATGATGATGATAAAGATGACCACATTATATCACAAATGAATATTAATACCAAAGACCACGAACCTATTACTCAAAAAAAAATGCGTTCACTCTGCGATTTTGAACCAGATATGGATGCCTTACTCTTAACAGCAGAATCCTCTATGATCATTGAGGGGATGAAATACTATACAAAAAGTGATTTTTCTTCAAATACCTTGCCAATATATCTAGAGGCCCGTAAGGGTATAGAATTTTATATGAAAATTTTAAATAGAAGCCCAAACAACTATCGAAGACTTAAAATTTTAATAGACTCTGACATCGACTGTCAGAAGGTAGAAA
The sequence above is drawn from the Spirochaetota bacterium genome and encodes:
- a CDS encoding nitronate monooxygenase, which encodes MKTEVTELLGIEHPILLAAMAWVTNAEMVAAISNAGALGTLGPNAGAKTVTIDVNETGERLREQIKRVRSLTDLPFAVNFVVGVAGLDKVYSDRCVEVGIEERIPIAIISQGNPNVYTERLKDAGIKVVHVCATVRHAQKAQEAGVDAIVASGTDGGGHSGFDQNTTFCLVPQVVQAVNIPVIAGGGVANGRQLLAALALGAEGVYVGTRFIATAECPAHEGYKKTIIDSKDGDTIAIRHGEAAKPGSGNRGFAAERRGSLRILLNDKISDIMSQYKGRIDYDLLMTSFASQSIKEESSVAASMIDSDSGIDFFAAGQGVGLINNVLTCQEVIQKFIQEAELAKRKLIPS